In a single window of the Ficedula albicollis isolate OC2 chromosome 13, FicAlb1.5, whole genome shotgun sequence genome:
- the ADRA1B gene encoding alpha-1B adrenergic receptor, translated as MIFKMNTYLGDKSNTSIPGYVKGSALNYGNFSANNSNETGSNLDSPALATSRAIIVGLILGAFILFAIIGNILVILSVACNRHLRIPTNYFIVNLAIADLLLSFTVLPFSATLEVLGYWVLGRIFCDIWAAVDVLCCTASILSLCAISIDRYIGVRYSLQYPTLVTRRRAILALLGVWLLSMVISIGPLLGWKEPAPQDDRECRITEEPFYALFSSLGSFYIPLIVILVMYCRVYIVAKRTTRNLEAGVMKEMSNSKELTLRIHYKHEDTLNNTRSKGHNPRNSLAFKLLKFSREKKAAKTLGIVVGMFILCWLPFFIVLPLGSLFSALKPPETIFKVIFWLGYFNSCLNPIIYPCSSKEFKRAFIQILRCQCHRRKQLGWWPYSYRNWRRCSLEQGRRDSLEDSGSFLSGSQRTLSSASPSPGYVSRISQPQLELCTLQGCSNCSSLLSPARQPSGQQGHCQFFTFQLLPQHNGHGPAASQGSGCEPTGTP; from the exons ATGATTTTTAAGATGAATACCTACCTTGGTGATAAATCCAATACATCTATACCGGGATATGTCAAAGGCTCTGCACTAAATTATGGCAATTTTTCTGCAAACAACTCCAACGAGACAGGAAGCAACCTGGATTCACCTGCcttggccaccagcagggcGATCATTGTGGGGCTGATCCTCGGTGCCTTTATTCTCTTTGCTATCATAGGTAATATCCTGGTAATTCTCTCAGTGGCTTGCAACAGACATTTAAGAATCCCTACGAACTATTTCATCGTTAACCTGGCCATAGCAGACCTGCTGCTGAGTTTCACCGTCCTGCCGTTCTCTGCCACGCTGGAAGTGCTGGGCTACTGGGTTTTGGGGAGGATCTTCTGTGACATCTGGGCAGCGGtggatgtgctgtgctgcacagcctccATTCTGAGCCTGTGCGCCATCTCCATAGACAGGTACATCGGGGTGCGCTACTCGCTGCAGTACCCCACGCTGGTCACCAGGAGAAGGGCgatcctggctctgctgggggtCTGGCTCCTGTCCATGGTGATTTCCATCGGgcccctgctgggctggaaggagccGGCCCCGCAGGACGACAGGGAGTGCCGCATCACCGAGGAGCCCTTCTACGccctcttctcctccctggGCTCCTTTTACATCCCGTTAATCGTCATCCTCGTCATGTATTGCCGGGTCTACATCGTGGCCAAAAGGACTACCAGGAACCTGGAGGCTGGGGTCATGAAGGAAATGTCCAACTCCAAGGAGCTGACCTTACGGATTCATTACAAGCACGAGGACACCTTAAACAACACCAGATCCAAGGGTCACAATCCCAGGAACTCCTTAGCTTTCAAACTTTTAAAGTTCTCCAGAGAAAAGAAGGCGGCCAAGACGTTGGGAATTGTGGTGGGCATGTTTATCCTGTGCTGGCTCCCCTTCTTCATCGTCCTGCCACTCG GATCCCTGTTTTCAGCTCTGAAGCCACCTGAAACGATCTTCAAGGTGATATTTTGGCTTGGCTACTTCAACAGCTGCTTGAATCCCATCATCTACCCCTGCTCCAGCAAGGAGTTCAAGAGAGCTTTCATCCAGATCCTGAGGTGCCAGTGCCACCGGCGCaagcagctgggctggtggcCCTACAGCTACAGGAACTGGAGGCgctgctccctggagcagggcaggagggactCCCTGGAAGACAGCGGCAGCTTCCTGAGCGGCAGCCAGAGGACCTTGTCCTCGGCCTCGCCCAGCCCTGGCTACGTCAGCAGGATcagccagccacagctggagctgtgcacgctgcagggctgcagcaactgcagctccctgctcagcccagcccgCCAGCCCAGCGGGCAGCAGGGCCACTGCCAGTTCTtcaccttccagctgctgccccagcacaaTGGGCAcggccctgctgccagccagggctctgGCTGTGAGCCCACGGGCACCCCCTGA